A stretch of the Rhodospirillales bacterium genome encodes the following:
- the rplB gene encoding 50S ribosomal protein L2 produces MALKQHRPVTPGRRQLVLVDRSTLHRGKPEKALTEGLSSTGGRNNQGRITIWHRGGGHKRRYRLIDFRRRRDDNPATVERLEYDPNRSAFIALIRYTDGTLSYILAPQRLAPGDTVVSGDRTDIKPGNCMPLRNMPVGSIIHNIELKPGAGGQLARSAGSYAQLLGKDPDRVVIRLVSGEQRLVRADCRATVGSVSNPDHQNAKLGKAGRSRWLGRRPHVRGVVMNPVDHPHGGGEGRTSGGRHPVTPWGVSTKGHRTRSNKSTDRWIIRRRRKK; encoded by the coding sequence ATGGCTCTGAAGCAGCATCGTCCCGTGACCCCTGGTCGCCGTCAGCTAGTCCTGGTCGACCGGTCGACCCTGCACCGCGGGAAACCAGAGAAGGCCTTGACGGAAGGACTGTCCAGTACTGGCGGTCGCAACAACCAGGGCCGGATCACGATTTGGCACCGCGGTGGCGGACACAAGCGGAGATACCGACTGATCGACTTTCGGCGCCGTCGCGACGACAACCCTGCCACCGTCGAGCGTCTCGAGTACGACCCCAACCGGAGTGCCTTCATCGCGCTAATTCGGTACACGGACGGCACACTGTCCTACATCCTGGCGCCGCAGCGACTGGCCCCGGGCGACACCGTTGTTTCCGGCGACCGGACCGACATCAAGCCCGGTAACTGCATGCCGCTCCGCAACATGCCGGTCGGATCGATCATCCACAACATCGAGCTGAAGCCCGGTGCAGGTGGCCAATTGGCCCGGTCGGCCGGGAGTTACGCGCAACTGCTCGGCAAAGACCCGGACCGGGTTGTGATCCGACTGGTGTCCGGGGAACAACGCCTGGTGCGAGCCGACTGCCGGGCGACGGTCGGGTCGGTTTCGAACCCAGACCACCAGAATGCGAAGCTCGGGAAAGCGGGAAGAAGTCGCTGGTTGGGGCGGCGACCTCACGTGCGCGGCGTCGTTATGAATCCGGTGGACCATCCGCATGGCGGCGGCGAGGGTCGTACGTCAGGGGGGCGGCATCCCGTCACTCCGTGGGGTGTCTCCACGAAAGGTCACCGTACCCGTAGCAACAAGTCGACCGACCGTTGGATCATCCGACGTCGGCGGAAAAAGTAG
- the fusA gene encoding elongation factor G — protein sequence MTVPLDRYRNIGIMAHIDAGKTTTTERILYYTGRSHKIGEVHDGAATMDWMEQEQERGITITSAATTCAWRDHRVNIIDTPGHVDFTIEVERSLRVLDGAVAVFDGVAGVEPQSETVWRQADRYGVPRICFINKLDRVGANFEGSVESIRERLGAEPLILQLPIGIEAEFAGVVDLVSMTSIVWKEEDLGATFAVGDIPAELVSKAEAARTALIETAVEHDDAALERYLDGEIPDDDTLRRCIRLGTVKSAFTPVFCGSAFKNKGIQPLLDGVISYLPAPADLPATRGHHPDTGAEAERASSRDAPFAGLVFKIMNDPFVGSLAFVRIYSGVLESGATVKNSTKNRRERIGRMLLMHANSREDIKEASAGDIVALAGIKSVTTGDTLCDLHHPVVLERMEFPDPVMELAIEPKTKTDQERMGQALGRLAAEDPSFKVSVDEETGQTVLKGMGELHLDILVDRMRREFKVDANVGAPQVAYRETITRAAEVDYVHKKQTGGSGQFARVIMTVEPGESGEGLEFVSKVAGGNVPKEFIPAVEKGISSAMQNGIVAGYPVIDVRVTLTDGAYHEVDSSAVAFEIAGRAAFREAMQKAAPRLLEPMMRVEVVVPEEFVGDIIGDLNGRRGQIEGMEPQGNATQVRAHVPLATMFGYVNAIRSLSQGRAQFTMFFERYDQVPQMVAEEVRSKLA from the coding sequence ATGACCGTTCCTCTCGACCGATATCGCAATATCGGGATCATGGCGCATATTGACGCCGGCAAGACCACGACCACCGAACGGATTCTTTACTACACCGGTCGGTCCCACAAGATTGGTGAGGTCCATGACGGGGCCGCCACCATGGATTGGATGGAGCAGGAGCAGGAACGCGGAATCACCATCACGTCGGCGGCGACGACCTGCGCATGGCGCGACCACCGCGTCAACATCATCGACACGCCCGGTCACGTCGACTTCACCATTGAGGTGGAGCGCAGCCTTCGGGTGCTGGACGGTGCCGTGGCTGTGTTTGACGGCGTCGCGGGAGTGGAGCCGCAGTCAGAGACAGTCTGGCGCCAGGCGGACCGTTACGGCGTTCCCCGGATCTGCTTCATCAACAAACTCGATCGGGTGGGCGCCAATTTTGAGGGCTCTGTCGAGTCGATCCGTGAGCGCCTTGGGGCAGAGCCGCTGATTCTGCAATTGCCGATCGGCATCGAGGCCGAATTCGCGGGGGTCGTGGACCTGGTCTCGATGACATCGATCGTTTGGAAAGAAGAGGACTTGGGCGCCACCTTTGCGGTCGGCGACATACCGGCGGAACTGGTTAGCAAAGCCGAAGCGGCCAGGACCGCGCTGATCGAGACGGCGGTGGAGCACGACGATGCGGCTCTGGAACGCTACCTCGACGGCGAGATTCCGGACGATGACACGCTGCGCCGATGTATCCGGCTAGGTACGGTCAAGTCGGCGTTCACCCCTGTCTTTTGCGGATCTGCGTTTAAGAACAAAGGTATCCAGCCGCTTCTTGATGGAGTTATCAGCTACCTTCCGGCGCCGGCAGACTTGCCGGCAACGCGCGGACACCACCCGGATACAGGCGCGGAAGCGGAGCGAGCCAGTTCGCGAGATGCTCCCTTCGCAGGGTTGGTCTTCAAGATCATGAATGATCCGTTTGTCGGTTCCCTGGCATTCGTGCGAATCTACTCGGGAGTGCTGGAATCGGGCGCGACCGTCAAGAATTCGACCAAGAACCGGCGCGAACGGATCGGCCGGATGCTGCTCATGCACGCCAATTCGCGCGAGGACATCAAGGAAGCCTCGGCGGGCGACATCGTGGCGCTGGCTGGAATCAAGTCGGTGACCACCGGCGATACGCTCTGCGATCTTCACCACCCGGTCGTGCTCGAGCGGATGGAGTTTCCCGATCCGGTCATGGAGCTTGCGATCGAACCCAAGACCAAGACCGACCAGGAGCGCATGGGGCAGGCCCTGGGCCGGTTGGCAGCCGAGGACCCGTCTTTCAAGGTGTCGGTGGATGAAGAGACGGGCCAGACGGTGCTTAAGGGCATGGGCGAGTTGCACCTCGACATCCTGGTTGACCGAATGCGCCGTGAGTTCAAGGTAGACGCGAATGTGGGCGCGCCGCAGGTCGCTTATCGCGAAACCATTACGCGGGCGGCAGAGGTCGACTACGTGCACAAGAAGCAGACAGGCGGATCAGGTCAGTTTGCTCGCGTGATCATGACTGTGGAGCCGGGTGAGTCCGGAGAGGGACTCGAATTCGTCAGCAAGGTCGCGGGCGGAAACGTTCCCAAGGAGTTCATACCGGCGGTCGAGAAGGGCATCAGCAGCGCCATGCAGAACGGAATCGTCGCTGGCTACCCGGTGATCGACGTGCGGGTGACGCTCACGGACGGCGCCTACCACGAGGTGGACTCGAGTGCAGTCGCTTTCGAGATCGCTGGCCGCGCCGCGTTCCGCGAGGCCATGCAGAAGGCTGCGCCGCGCCTCCTCGAACCGATGATGCGGGTCGAGGTCGTCGTGCCGGAAGAATTCGTTGGTGACATCATTGGTGATCTCAATGGCCGACGCGGCCAGATTGAGGGCATGGAGCCACAGGGCAACGCCACTCAGGTCCGCGCTCACGTTCCACTGGCAACGATGTTCGGCTATGTCAACGCAATCCGCTCTCTCTCGCAGGGTCGGGCGCAGTTCACCATGTTTTTTGAGCGGTACGATCAGGTGCCGCAAATGGTTGCCGAAGAAGTGCGCTCCAAGCTCGCATGA
- the rpsQ gene encoding 30S ribosomal protein S17 encodes MPKRVMRGVVVSAAPKQTVVVRVERLVRHPLYKKFIRRSAKYHAHDPDNACQPGDVVRIRERRPMSKLKCWEVLPTDAN; translated from the coding sequence ATGCCGAAACGCGTGATGCGTGGCGTCGTGGTGAGTGCTGCGCCGAAACAGACCGTCGTTGTTCGGGTGGAGCGTCTGGTCCGCCACCCGCTGTACAAGAAGTTCATCCGGCGGTCGGCAAAGTATCATGCTCATGACCCGGACAATGCCTGCCAGCCTGGTGACGTGGTGCGTATCCGCGAGCGCCGACCCATGTCCAAGCTCAAGTGCTGGGAAGTCCTTCCCACGGACGCCAACTGA
- the rpsG gene encoding 30S ribosomal protein S7: MSRRHRANPREVLADPRYGDVMVTKFTHALMRGGAKSVAERVLYGAFDRIAERTNQDPLTVFRQAVENIKPDVETRSRRVGGSTYQIPVEVRPARRQALAIRWLIEAARARSERTMLERLAGEFTDAASARGAAYKKRENTHSMARANRAFSHYRW; the protein is encoded by the coding sequence ATGTCACGACGGCATCGCGCGAACCCACGCGAGGTTCTTGCAGACCCGCGCTACGGCGACGTAATGGTCACAAAGTTCACCCACGCGCTCATGCGCGGTGGAGCCAAGTCTGTGGCTGAGCGGGTCCTTTATGGTGCGTTCGATCGAATCGCGGAACGCACCAATCAAGATCCGCTGACGGTGTTTCGTCAAGCGGTTGAAAACATTAAACCGGACGTCGAGACCCGTTCGCGGCGGGTCGGGGGTTCGACCTACCAGATTCCGGTCGAGGTACGCCCGGCACGGCGGCAGGCGCTGGCCATACGGTGGCTGATCGAGGCGGCCCGGGCTCGGTCAGAACGAACCATGCTCGAGCGTTTGGCCGGAGAGTTTACCGACGCCGCCTCCGCCAGAGGCGCGGCCTACAAGAAGCGAGAGAACACCCACAGCATGGCCCGCGCCAATCGCGCGTTCTCGCACTACCGCTGGTAG
- the rplN gene encoding 50S ribosomal protein L14, whose protein sequence is MIQAETNLGVADNSGARRVQCIKVLGGAKRRYAWVGDVIVVSVKEAIPRGRVKKGDIHRAVIVRTAKEIRRSDGTSIRFDSNAAVLIDRENEPIGTRIFGPVTRELRAKRFMKIISLAPEVL, encoded by the coding sequence GTGATACAGGCCGAGACGAATCTGGGGGTTGCCGACAACTCCGGTGCCCGGCGTGTCCAGTGCATCAAGGTGTTGGGCGGCGCCAAGCGGCGCTATGCGTGGGTAGGCGATGTGATTGTGGTCTCGGTCAAGGAAGCCATTCCACGCGGACGCGTGAAGAAGGGTGACATTCATCGCGCCGTAATTGTACGTACCGCGAAGGAAATTCGCCGTTCTGACGGTACCTCGATCCGGTTTGATTCCAATGCGGCAGTACTGATCGACCGCGAAAACGAGCCAATCGGTACCCGAATTTTCGGACCTGTGACCCGTGAGCTGCGCGCCAAGAGATTCATGAAGATCATCAGTCTTGCGCCGGAGGTTCTGTGA
- the rpmC gene encoding 50S ribosomal protein L29, whose amino-acid sequence MALRIAEVRQKTDDELATMLEERARERLNLRFRQATGELENTARAREARREIARIKTVLNERAKGS is encoded by the coding sequence GTGGCATTACGAATCGCGGAAGTGCGGCAAAAAACCGACGATGAGCTCGCCACCATGTTGGAAGAACGAGCCCGTGAGCGCCTGAACCTACGATTCCGGCAGGCCACCGGGGAGCTCGAAAACACGGCGCGGGCCCGCGAAGCGCGGCGCGAGATCGCGCGGATCAAGACCGTGCTGAACGAACGCGCGAAAGGTTCCTGA
- the rpsH gene encoding 30S ribosomal protein S8, which yields MTMTDPLADMLTRIRNGLMAERQTVRCPDSRLRRSVLEVLRQEGYIRAWNVEELGGPKRELVIELKYHKGAPAIKEIKRVSSPCRRIYSPAREIPRFYGGLGVHVLSTPAGVMSDRAAREANVGGEVLCRVF from the coding sequence ATGACCATGACGGACCCGCTGGCGGACATGCTGACTCGAATTCGCAACGGCCTGATGGCTGAGCGGCAGACGGTTCGCTGCCCGGATTCGCGGTTGCGAAGGAGCGTTCTCGAGGTGCTGCGGCAGGAGGGCTATATCCGCGCATGGAATGTCGAGGAGCTCGGCGGCCCGAAACGCGAGCTCGTGATCGAGCTCAAGTATCACAAGGGCGCGCCTGCAATTAAGGAGATCAAACGGGTTTCCAGTCCGTGCCGGCGTATCTATTCGCCGGCGCGCGAGATTCCGCGCTTCTATGGGGGCCTGGGTGTGCACGTGTTGTCGACGCCAGCGGGGGTCATGTCTGATCGAGCCGCCCGCGAGGCCAATGTTGGCGGCGAAGTTCTGTGTCGGGTGTTCTGA
- the rplV gene encoding 50S ribosomal protein L22 gives MGKRSAPSRLRPNEAMAMARAVRVSPQKLNLVAGLIRGLNVSDAARALEFSRRRVANDVRKVLLSAVANAEGNRLDAGKLVVADASVGKSLVMRRFRARARGRMGRYRRAFSRLTIIVREEE, from the coding sequence ATGGGTAAACGTTCCGCTCCGAGCCGACTTCGCCCCAATGAAGCGATGGCCATGGCACGGGCTGTCAGGGTCAGCCCGCAGAAGCTGAATCTGGTGGCCGGGCTCATTCGCGGGCTCAACGTCAGCGATGCGGCCCGGGCTCTCGAGTTCTCCCGCAGGCGGGTGGCGAACGACGTTCGCAAGGTCCTGCTTTCAGCTGTGGCCAATGCGGAAGGCAACCGGTTGGATGCGGGCAAGCTGGTCGTCGCGGACGCGTCGGTCGGGAAATCGCTGGTGATGCGGCGCTTCCGGGCTCGTGCCAGGGGCCGGATGGGGCGCTACCGGCGAGCGTTCAGTCGCCTGACGATAATCGTGCGGGAAGAGGAATAG
- the rpsS gene encoding 30S ribosomal protein S19 yields MARSVWKGPFVDGYLLRKAQQANESGSRAPIRTWSRRSTIMPQFVGLTFAVHNGRKFIPVLVSEDMVGHKFGEFAPTRTFYGHAGDRKATRR; encoded by the coding sequence ATGGCGCGGTCAGTGTGGAAGGGACCATTCGTGGATGGCTACCTGCTTCGTAAGGCGCAGCAAGCGAACGAAAGCGGTTCGCGCGCGCCGATCCGGACGTGGTCGCGTCGGTCCACGATCATGCCGCAGTTTGTCGGGCTCACTTTTGCTGTCCATAACGGCCGAAAGTTCATTCCAGTGCTGGTGTCGGAGGATATGGTCGGACACAAGTTCGGCGAATTCGCTCCGACCCGCACCTTTTATGGGCACGCCGGCGACCGCAAGGCGACCAGGCGTTGA
- the tuf gene encoding elongation factor Tu — MAKEKFERTKPHVNVGTIGHVDHGKTTLTAAITRVLAERGGAEFVGYEEIDRAPEEKERGITINTAHVEYETDARHYAHVDCPGHADYVKNMITGAAQMDGAILVVSAADGPMPQTREHILLARQVGVPALVVYLNKVDQVDDEELLDLVELEVRELLSEYDFPGDDIPVLRGSALQALEGEQAGEESVLELMQSVDEYVPEPDRPIDGAFLMPIEDVFSISGRGTVVTGRVERGIVKVGDEVEIVGVRETEKTTCTGVEMFRKLLDQGQAGDNIGVLLRGVERTGVERGQVLSRPGSITPHTKFLAETYVLTKEEGGRHTPFFKNYRPQFYFRTTDVTGTVALPEGTEMVMPGDNVELQGELIAPIAMEEGLRFAIREGGRTVASGVVTKIIA, encoded by the coding sequence ATGGCCAAAGAGAAATTCGAACGGACCAAGCCGCATGTCAACGTGGGCACCATCGGCCATGTCGACCACGGCAAAACCACACTGACCGCGGCCATCACAAGGGTGCTGGCGGAGCGCGGCGGCGCGGAGTTCGTCGGATACGAGGAAATCGACCGGGCGCCGGAAGAAAAAGAGCGCGGCATCACGATCAATACGGCACACGTTGAGTATGAAACCGACGCTCGCCACTACGCCCACGTCGACTGTCCCGGACACGCCGACTACGTGAAGAACATGATCACCGGTGCGGCGCAGATGGACGGGGCCATTCTCGTCGTGTCCGCGGCCGACGGTCCGATGCCGCAGACGCGCGAGCACATTCTGCTTGCCAGGCAGGTCGGCGTGCCGGCGCTGGTGGTGTACCTCAACAAGGTCGACCAGGTGGATGACGAGGAACTCCTCGATCTGGTTGAACTCGAGGTGCGCGAACTCCTTTCCGAGTACGACTTTCCCGGTGATGACATTCCTGTACTCCGAGGCTCGGCGCTTCAGGCGTTGGAAGGGGAGCAGGCGGGCGAGGAGTCGGTCCTGGAGTTGATGCAGTCGGTCGACGAATACGTGCCGGAGCCTGATCGTCCGATCGACGGTGCGTTCCTGATGCCCATCGAGGATGTGTTCTCGATATCAGGCCGCGGGACCGTCGTAACGGGCCGTGTGGAACGCGGCATCGTCAAGGTCGGTGACGAGGTCGAAATTGTTGGCGTCAGAGAGACCGAGAAGACGACATGCACCGGCGTCGAGATGTTCCGCAAGCTGCTTGACCAAGGTCAGGCGGGCGACAACATCGGCGTGCTCCTCCGGGGTGTCGAACGCACGGGCGTGGAGCGTGGTCAGGTGCTGTCGAGACCGGGGTCGATCACTCCGCACACCAAGTTTCTCGCTGAGACCTATGTGCTGACCAAGGAAGAGGGAGGACGGCACACGCCGTTCTTCAAGAATTATCGGCCGCAGTTCTATTTCCGAACTACCGATGTGACTGGAACCGTCGCGTTGCCGGAGGGGACCGAAATGGTCATGCCCGGCGACAACGTGGAGCTCCAGGGCGAATTGATTGCGCCGATCGCGATGGAGGAGGGACTCCGGTTTGCGATCCGTGAAGGCGGCCGAACCGTCGCCTCCGGCGTCGTTACCAAGATCATCGCTTAA
- the rplD gene encoding 50S ribosomal protein L4, translated as MKLDVRTLDNEKTGETELADTVFAVEVRKDILHRMVSYQLARRRRGTRKARERGEVTGSTAKIWRQKGTGRARHSSRKAVIFRGGGAVHGPRPRSHAHSLPKKVRRMALRCALSAKVADQQVVVLESLSLPTPQTKVLAEKLRVLDVKRALFVAGGEVDPGFRRAAANLPGVNCLPVQGANVYDILRHETLVLLPEAIRALEERLS; from the coding sequence GTGAAGCTCGACGTTCGTACGCTCGACAACGAGAAGACTGGCGAGACCGAGCTCGCGGATACCGTGTTCGCGGTGGAGGTACGGAAGGACATCCTCCACCGGATGGTGAGCTACCAGTTGGCGCGCCGTCGTCGCGGCACGCGCAAGGCCCGCGAGCGTGGAGAGGTGACCGGTTCGACGGCGAAGATCTGGCGGCAGAAGGGTACTGGACGGGCACGCCACAGCTCCCGGAAGGCAGTGATCTTTCGTGGCGGCGGTGCGGTGCACGGTCCACGCCCGAGGAGCCACGCTCACTCGCTCCCGAAGAAAGTACGGCGCATGGCGCTTCGCTGCGCCCTTTCGGCAAAGGTGGCGGACCAGCAGGTCGTGGTGTTGGAATCGTTGTCGCTCCCCACGCCGCAAACCAAGGTTCTGGCAGAAAAACTCCGGGTGCTGGACGTCAAGCGCGCCCTGTTCGTTGCAGGTGGCGAAGTGGATCCCGGTTTCCGCCGGGCGGCCGCCAATCTCCCGGGCGTCAACTGCCTGCCGGTGCAGGGAGCGAACGTCTACGACATTCTTCGCCATGAGACGCTGGTGTTGCTTCCGGAGGCGATTCGCGCGCTGGAGGAACGGCTGTCATGA
- the rplP gene encoding 50S ribosomal protein L16, translating to MMSPKRTKFRKAHKGRIRGNAKGGTTLNFGSFGIKSLQAERVTARQIEAARRAVTRHIRRQGRVWIRIFPDVPVSTKPTEVRMGKGKGSPEYWVCRVKPGRVLFELDGVTAETARRAFELASAKLPVRTRFVTRLEQ from the coding sequence ATGATGAGCCCGAAGCGGACCAAGTTCCGTAAAGCCCACAAGGGGCGGATCCGCGGCAACGCCAAGGGGGGAACCACGCTCAATTTCGGATCCTTCGGCATCAAGAGCCTGCAAGCTGAACGAGTCACGGCGCGGCAGATCGAAGCGGCCCGGCGTGCGGTGACGCGCCACATCCGCCGACAGGGACGGGTCTGGATCAGGATCTTTCCCGACGTTCCCGTCTCGACCAAACCTACGGAAGTGCGAATGGGCAAGGGGAAGGGTTCTCCCGAGTACTGGGTTTGTCGGGTCAAACCCGGCCGCGTCCTCTTTGAGCTTGATGGCGTCACTGCTGAGACGGCGCGACGCGCATTTGAATTGGCATCCGCCAAACTTCCGGTGCGGACGCGTTTCGTCACTCGGTTGGAGCAGTAG
- a CDS encoding 50S ribosomal protein L23, with protein sequence MNVERSCEIVLRPLVTEKSSAALEHNQVVFRVSRQATKAQIREAVERLFKVKVTAVNTLVAKGKTKRLRGIKGRRSDVKKAFVTLEAGQSIDLGSEV encoded by the coding sequence ATGAACGTCGAACGCTCCTGTGAGATCGTGCTCCGCCCGCTGGTGACCGAGAAGTCATCGGCCGCGCTGGAACACAATCAGGTCGTGTTCCGGGTTAGCCGACAGGCGACAAAGGCACAAATTCGCGAAGCAGTCGAGCGACTTTTCAAGGTCAAGGTCACCGCAGTCAACACGTTGGTAGCCAAGGGCAAGACCAAACGGCTGCGGGGCATCAAGGGGCGACGAAGCGACGTGAAGAAGGCGTTTGTGACGCTGGAGGCAGGGCAGTCAATCGATCTTGGGAGCGAGGTCTGA
- the rplX gene encoding 50S ribosomal protein L24, whose protein sequence is MAGKFRIRRGDEVVVRTGRDRGRTGEVIRVDREQSRVVVRGVNIARRHMRPSPANPGGIVERELPIHVSNVALRDPSDGRPTKVGYRRMDDGRKVRIAKRSGDLLDD, encoded by the coding sequence ATGGCGGGCAAGTTCCGCATCCGCCGGGGTGACGAGGTCGTGGTGCGGACCGGTCGCGACCGGGGTCGTACCGGCGAGGTGATCAGGGTGGATCGCGAGCAGTCGCGGGTCGTCGTGCGCGGGGTCAATATCGCGCGACGCCACATGCGACCTTCGCCAGCCAATCCGGGTGGAATCGTGGAGCGGGAGCTACCGATTCATGTCTCGAATGTTGCTCTGCGAGACCCCTCCGATGGCCGTCCTACCAAGGTCGGCTACCGGCGGATGGATGACGGCCGCAAGGTGCGGATTGCGAAACGATCTGGCGATCTACTGGACGACTGA
- the rplE gene encoding 50S ribosomal protein L5 — protein sequence MAARFRELYDTRYREELQRELEIANLFAVPRLEKIVLNMGVGVPTQSSIRGGLAKEDDKGVEGALRDLEAIAGQKPVATEARKPIAGFKIRQGMKIGCKVTLRSTRMYEFLDRLINIALPRVRDFRGVDPNSFDGNGNFALGLREQIVFPEIDYDTVDQVRGLDVVIGTTTTNDDWARALLLKFNMPFRGRGA from the coding sequence ATGGCTGCACGTTTCCGTGAATTGTACGACACCCGCTACCGCGAGGAGCTGCAGCGGGAGTTGGAAATCGCCAACCTGTTTGCCGTGCCTCGGCTGGAGAAGATCGTGCTCAACATGGGTGTTGGGGTACCGACCCAATCGTCAATCCGAGGTGGCTTGGCCAAGGAGGATGACAAGGGGGTCGAGGGCGCACTTCGAGACCTCGAGGCGATTGCCGGCCAGAAGCCCGTAGCGACGGAGGCGCGCAAGCCGATCGCCGGCTTCAAGATTCGCCAGGGCATGAAGATCGGTTGCAAGGTGACGCTTCGATCCACGCGGATGTATGAGTTCCTGGATCGGCTGATCAACATCGCTCTTCCCCGCGTACGCGATTTCCGCGGGGTCGATCCGAACTCGTTTGACGGGAACGGGAATTTTGCGCTTGGCCTGCGCGAGCAGATCGTCTTTCCCGAAATCGATTACGACACGGTGGACCAGGTGCGGGGCCTCGACGTCGTGATCGGCACCACCACCACCAACGATGATTGGGCGCGTGCGCTGCTGCTCAAATTCAATATGCCCTTCCGTGGGCGGGGAGCCTGA
- the rpsL gene encoding 30S ribosomal protein S12 codes for MPTISQLVRKGRKMPEKQRKVPALQSCPQRRGVCTRVYTTTPKKPNSALRKVARVRLTNGYEVTSYIPGESHNLQEHSVIMIRGGRVKDLPGVRYHVIRGTYDTQGVSGRRQRRSKYGAKRPK; via the coding sequence ATGCCGACGATCAGCCAGCTCGTCCGCAAGGGGCGGAAGATGCCGGAGAAACAGCGCAAGGTCCCGGCTCTTCAGTCGTGCCCGCAGCGCCGGGGCGTATGCACGCGCGTTTACACCACCACGCCGAAGAAGCCGAACTCAGCTCTCCGCAAGGTTGCGCGTGTGCGTCTCACCAACGGTTACGAGGTGACCAGCTACATCCCCGGCGAAAGCCACAATCTGCAGGAGCACTCGGTCATCATGATTCGCGGCGGGCGGGTCAAGGACCTGCCGGGCGTGCGCTATCACGTGATCCGCGGAACCTATGACACCCAAGGCGTCTCTGGTCGCCGGCAGCGGCGTTCCAAGTACGGCGCCAAACGGCCGAAGTAG
- the rpsJ gene encoding 30S ribosomal protein S10 → MEHQRIRIRLKAFDRRLLDESAREIVGTAMRTGAQVRGPVPLPNRIQRFTVNRSPHIDKKSREQFEIRTHKRVLDILDPTPQTVDALMKLDLAAGVNVEIKLG, encoded by the coding sequence ATGGAACACCAGCGCATCCGGATCCGCCTCAAGGCGTTTGATCGGCGGCTGCTCGACGAATCCGCGCGCGAGATCGTGGGTACCGCGATGCGCACAGGAGCCCAGGTTCGTGGCCCCGTCCCGCTTCCCAATCGGATACAGCGCTTTACGGTCAACCGCTCGCCGCACATTGACAAGAAGTCGCGGGAGCAGTTTGAGATTCGCACACACAAGCGTGTGTTGGACATCTTGGACCCGACTCCGCAGACCGTGGACGCACTCATGAAGCTTGACTTGGCGGCAGGCGTCAACGTCGAGATCAAGTTGGGCTGA
- the rpsN gene encoding 30S ribosomal protein S14 has translation MAKVSAIMKNRRRRQMAERGRGVRLALKAKVRDRKAPPEERFQAVLTLAKLPRNASPVRIRNRCELTGRPRGYYRKMRISRIALRELASMGQIPGMTKASW, from the coding sequence ATGGCCAAAGTGAGCGCCATCATGAAGAACCGTCGACGCCGTCAGATGGCCGAGCGTGGGCGTGGTGTCCGACTTGCTCTCAAAGCCAAAGTGCGCGATCGCAAGGCTCCGCCTGAGGAGCGGTTCCAGGCAGTGCTGACCCTGGCCAAGCTGCCGCGGAACGCCTCGCCCGTACGGATCCGCAACCGCTGCGAGCTGACCGGGCGGCCGCGCGGGTACTACCGGAAGATGCGGATTTCACGGATCGCGCTCCGGGAGCTTGCTTCCATGGGCCAGATTCCCGGCATGACCAAGGCGAGCTGGTAG